In Homo sapiens chromosome 11, GRCh38.p14 Primary Assembly, one DNA window encodes the following:
- the NDUFS8 gene encoding NADH dehydrogenase [ubiquinone] iron-sulfur protein 8, mitochondrial precursor, which yields MRCLTTPMLLRALAQAARAGPPGGRSLHSSAVAATYKYVNMQDPEMDMKSVTDRAARTLLWTELFRGLGMTLSYLFREPATINYPFEKGPLSPRFRGEHALRRYPSGEERCIACKLCEAICPAQAITIEAEPRADGSRRTTRYDIDMTKCIYCGFCQEACPVDAIVEGPNFEFSTETHEELLYNKEKLLNNGDKWEAEIAANIQADYLYR from the exons ATGCGCTGCCTGACCACGCCTATGCTGCTGCGGGCCCTGGCCCAGGCTGCACGTGCAG GACCTCCTGGTGGCCGGAGCCTCCACAGCAGTGCAGTGGCAGCCACCTACA AGTATGTGAACATGCAGGATCCCGAGATGGACATGAAGTCAGTGACTGACCGGGCAGCCCGCACCCTGCTGTGGACTGAGCTCTTCCGAG GCCTGGGCATGACCCTGAGCTACCTGTTCCGGGAACCGGCCACCATCAACTACCCGTTCGAGAAGGGCCCGCTGAGCCCTCGCTTCCGTGGGGAGCATGCGCTGCGCCGGTACCCATCCGGGGAGGAGCGTTGCATTGCCTGCAAGCTCTGCGAGGCCATCTGCCCCGCCCAG GCCATCACCATCGAGGCTGAGCCAAGAGCTGATGGCAGCCGCCGGACCACCCGCTATGACATCGACATGACCAAGTGCATCTACTGCGGCTTCTGCCAGGAGGCCTGTCCCGTGGATGCCATCGTCGAG GGCCCCAACTTTGAGTTCTCCACGGAGACCCATGAGGAGCTGCTGTACAACAAGGAGAAGTTGCTCAACAACGGGGACAAGTGGGAGGCCGAGATCGCCGCCAACATCCAGGCTGACTACTTGTATCGGTGA